From one Paramormyrops kingsleyae isolate MSU_618 chromosome 1, PKINGS_0.4, whole genome shotgun sequence genomic stretch:
- the LOC111853816 gene encoding ankyrin repeat and SOCS box protein 13-like isoform X2, with protein sequence MEVVPAKPYFFGDIGFWAERTDVHKAAAQGQVPELQRLIQSGASVNMVAVDSITPLHEACIQGQAQCVRLLLDAGAQVDARNVDGSTPLCDACAAGSLECVKLLLEHGATINPALTSRTTSPLHEACMGGNPDCVQLLITGGAHLEAYELYSGTPLHVACANEQVECAKALLKAGAKVNAARLHETALHHAARVKNVDLVEMLVEFGGNLYARDNLDKKPIDYTKPGCPTAACLQFYESTPLSLQQLSRVSLRTALGTRALEAVSKLSVPSRIIKYLSYC encoded by the exons ATGGAGGTCGTTCCTGCTAAACCTTACTTCTTCGGGGACATCG GATTCTGGGCTGAAAGAACAGATGTCCACAAGGCGGCGGCGCAGGGCCAGGTGCCGGAGCTGCAGCGGCTGATCCAGAGTGGGGCCTCTGTCAACATGGTGGCCGTGGATTCCATCACCCCGCTGCATGAAGCCTGCATACAAGGACAGGCACAGTGTGTGAGGCTGCTGCTGGACGCGGGCGCACAG gtggacgCGCGGAACGTCGACGGCAGCACCCCGCTATGCGACGCCTGTGCTGCAGGGAGCCTGGAGTGCGTCAAACTGCTGCTGGAACACGGTGCCACCATCAACCCGGCCCTGACGTCTCGCACCACCTCGCCTCTACACGAGGCCTGCATGGGCG GTAACCCGGACTGCGTGCAGCTCCTCATCACGGGGGGGGCTCACCTGGAGGCCTACGAGCTGTACTCCGGGACCCCGCTGCACGTGGCATGTGCCAATGAGCAGGTGGAGTGTGCCAAGGCTCTGCTCAAAGCGG GTGCCAAGGTCAACGCCGCCCGGCTCCATGAGACGGCTCTGCACCACGCAGCCAGAGTGAAGAACGTGGATCTGGTGGAGATGCTGGTGGAGTTTGGGGGGAACCTTTATGCCCGGGACAACCTGGACAAAAAGCCCATCGACTACACCAAGCCCGGGTGCCCCACAGCCGCCTGCCTGCAATTCTATGAAA GCACACCCCTGAGTCTTCAGCAGTTGAGCAGGGTGTCTCTGAGGACAGCGCTGGGCACAagggcactggaagctgtgTCCAAGCTGAGCGTCCCCAGCAGAATCATTAAGTACCTCTCCTACTGCTGA
- the LOC111853816 gene encoding uncharacterized protein isoform X1: protein MEVVPAKPYFFGDIGFWAERTDVHKAAAQGQVPELQRLIQSGASVNMVAVDSITPLHEACIQGQAQCVRLLLDAGAQVDARNVDGSTPLCDACAAGSLECVKLLLEHGATINPALTSRTTSPLHEACMGGGASFQLLSMSDETENVTSFAFLVSSMMPTRVYIRGLGLGLGLGLGYTCMCVFRGENATCAVCHYSPLPSLFIIIIIIHCSLIIGHALCSKVVMGEYSLRGNGMYGQGELALRSADSRPPVRVTSGNPDCVQLLITGGAHLEAYELYSGTPLHVACANEQVECAKALLKAGAKVNAARLHETALHHAARVKNVDLVEMLVEFGGNLYARDNLDKKPIDYTKPGCPTAACLQFYESTPLSLQQLSRVSLRTALGTRALEAVSKLSVPSRIIKYLSYC, encoded by the exons ATGGAGGTCGTTCCTGCTAAACCTTACTTCTTCGGGGACATCG GATTCTGGGCTGAAAGAACAGATGTCCACAAGGCGGCGGCGCAGGGCCAGGTGCCGGAGCTGCAGCGGCTGATCCAGAGTGGGGCCTCTGTCAACATGGTGGCCGTGGATTCCATCACCCCGCTGCATGAAGCCTGCATACAAGGACAGGCACAGTGTGTGAGGCTGCTGCTGGACGCGGGCGCACAG gtggacgCGCGGAACGTCGACGGCAGCACCCCGCTATGCGACGCCTGTGCTGCAGGGAGCCTGGAGTGCGTCAAACTGCTGCTGGAACACGGTGCCACCATCAACCCGGCCCTGACGTCTCGCACCACCTCGCCTCTACACGAGGCCTGCATGGGCGGTGGGGCCTCATTTCAGCTGCTGTCAATGAGTGATGAGACAGAGAATGTTACGAGTTTTGCATTCCTTGTGAGCAGCATGATGCCAACCCGGGTGTATATtcgagggttagggttagggttagggttagggttagggtacacCTGCATGTGCGTGTTCAGGGGTGAAAATGCAACCTGTGCTGTTTGTCATTATTCTCCACTTCCAAGtttgtttataataataataataatacattgtTCATTAATAATCGGGCATGCTTTATGTTCAAAGGTTGTGATGGGTGAGTATAGTCTCCGTGGAAACGGCATGTATGGTCAGGGTGAGTTGGCGCTGAGGTCGGCTGACTCCCGCCCACCCGTGCGTGTGACCTCAGGTAACCCGGACTGCGTGCAGCTCCTCATCACGGGGGGGGCTCACCTGGAGGCCTACGAGCTGTACTCCGGGACCCCGCTGCACGTGGCATGTGCCAATGAGCAGGTGGAGTGTGCCAAGGCTCTGCTCAAAGCGG GTGCCAAGGTCAACGCCGCCCGGCTCCATGAGACGGCTCTGCACCACGCAGCCAGAGTGAAGAACGTGGATCTGGTGGAGATGCTGGTGGAGTTTGGGGGGAACCTTTATGCCCGGGACAACCTGGACAAAAAGCCCATCGACTACACCAAGCCCGGGTGCCCCACAGCCGCCTGCCTGCAATTCTATGAAA GCACACCCCTGAGTCTTCAGCAGTTGAGCAGGGTGTCTCTGAGGACAGCGCTGGGCACAagggcactggaagctgtgTCCAAGCTGAGCGTCCCCAGCAGAATCATTAAGTACCTCTCCTACTGCTGA
- the LOC111853818 gene encoding ankyrin repeat and SOCS box protein 13-like: MCRTEMEMTTTRPEFFGNLGLWAGRTELHQVASLGNALQLERLIDGGASVNAVTADNITPLHDACAGAQPHCAKLLLAAGAQVDIRTIHGSTPLCNACAAGSLECAKLLLEHGASVNPSLTALTASPLHEACIRGDPDCAQLMIAEGAHLEAFDIYFGTPLHAACARGNVDCARVLLSAGARVNAASFHETALHYAAKVGNVDLIQMLVEFGANVYARDNLGRKPIDYTRPGCPTAVCLEFYESNPLSLQQMSRACLRMALGTRAQEAASILQLSQRIIDYLCYR, translated from the exons ATGTGTCGCACGGAAATGGAAATGACAACCACTAGGCCTGAGTTTTTCGGAAATCTAG GGCTCTGGGCGGGCCGGACAGAGCTGCACCAGGTAGCGTCGCTCGGGAACGCGCTGCAGCTGGAGCGGCTGATCGATGGCGGCGCCTCCGTCAACGCTGTCACCGCGGACAATATAACACCACTCCACGACGCCTGTGCAGGAGCACAACCCCATTGTGCGAAGCTTCTCCTTGCTGCAGGAGCGCAG gtagaCATCAGGACCATCCACGGCAGCACACCGCTGTGCAATGCCTGTGCTGCCGGCAGCCTTGAGTGCGCAAAGCTTCTTCTGGAGCACGGAGCCTCCGTTAACCCTTCTCTCACCGCCCTGACGGCCTCGCCGCTCCACGAGGCATGCATACGTG GCGACCCAGACTGCGCCCAGCTCATGATCGCAGAAGGTGCCCATCTGGAGGCTTTTGACATCTATTTCGGGACACCGTTGCATGCGGCGTGTGCCAGAGGGAATGTGGACTGTGCCAGAGTGCTGCTCAGCGCAG GTGCCCGTGTGAATGCTGCCAGCTTCCATGAGACGGCGCTCCACTACGCAGCTAAGGTGGGGAACGTAGATCTGATCCAGATGCTGGTGGAATTCGGGGCAAACGTGTACGCCCGGGACAACCTGGGCAGAAAGCCCATAGACTACACCAGGCCCGGGTGCCCCACAGCCGTCTGCCTGGAGTTTTATGAAA GCAACCCACTGAGTCTGCAGCAGATGAGCAGAGCCTGTTTGAGGATGGCACTGGGTACGAGGGCCCAGGAGGCTGCATCCATACTCCAGCTGTCACAGCGTATCATTGACTACCTGTGCTACAGATGA
- the LOC111853817 gene encoding ankyrin repeat and SOCS box protein 13-like isoform X2, translating into MASAHGLGFWTDRSAVHEAAFRGHVPELQQLIQSGASVNMVAVDSITPLHEACIQGHAQCVRLLLDAGAQVDARNIDGSTPLCDACAAGSLECVKLLLEHGATINPHLFTFSPLHEACMGGNIDCIRLMIAGGARMEAHDCHFGTPLHVACASQRVDCAKFLLNAGANVNAAKLHETALHHAAKVRNVDLIELLVEFGGNLYTRDNLDRKPIDYTRPGSPAALCLEFYERTPLSLQQLSRVAIRMMLGPRALEIVSQLNLPNRIINYLSYQ; encoded by the exons ATGGCCTCAGCTCATGGCTTGGGGTTCTGGACCGACCGCTCGGCGGTGCACGAGGCTGCCTTTCGGGGCCACGTGCCGGAGCTGCAGCAACTGATCCAGAGTGGGGCCTCTGTCAACATGGTGGCGGTGGACTCCATCACCCCGCTGCATGAAGCCTGCATACAAGGACACGCACAGTGTGTGAGGCTGCTGCTGGACGCGGGCGCACAG gtggacgCGCGTAACATCGACGGCAGCACCCCGCTATGCGACGCCTGTGCTGCAGGGAGCCTGGAGTGCGTCAAACTGCTGCTGGAACACGGCGCCACCATCAACCCCCATCTCTTCACTTTCTCACCTCTGCACGAGGCTTGCATGGGAG GTAACATTGATTGCATACGGCTCATGATCGCCGGGGGGGCGCGGATGGAGGCTCACGACTGCCATTTCGGGACCCCTCTGCACGTAGCATGTGCCAGTCAGCGGGTGGACTGTGCCAAGTTTCTGCTCAACGCGG GTGCTAATGTGAATGCTGCCAAGTTACACGAGACGGCCCTGCACCACGCAGCCAAAGTGAGGAATGTGGACCTGATCGAGCTGCTGGTGGAGTTTGGGGGGAACCTTTACACCAGGGACAACCTGGACAGAAAGCCCATCGACTACACCAGGCCCGGGTCCCCTGCTGCCCTCTGCCTGGAATTCTATGAAA GAACACCACTGAGCTTGCAGCAATTGAGCAGAGTCGCCATCAGGATGATGCTGGGTCCAAGGGCACTGGAAATTGTATCCCAACTCAACTTGCCCAATCGGATCATTAACTACCTCTCATATCAATGA
- the LOC111853817 gene encoding ankyrin repeat and SOCS box protein 13-like isoform X1, translated as MIMKYMKCLLHCTRPSIFVDIAHGLGFWTDRSAVHEAAFRGHVPELQQLIQSGASVNMVAVDSITPLHEACIQGHAQCVRLLLDAGAQVDARNIDGSTPLCDACAAGSLECVKLLLEHGATINPHLFTFSPLHEACMGGNIDCIRLMIAGGARMEAHDCHFGTPLHVACASQRVDCAKFLLNAGANVNAAKLHETALHHAAKVRNVDLIELLVEFGGNLYTRDNLDRKPIDYTRPGSPAALCLEFYERTPLSLQQLSRVAIRMMLGPRALEIVSQLNLPNRIINYLSYQ; from the exons ATGattatgaaatatatgaaatgCCTATTACATTGTACTAGGCCTTCGATTTTCGTAGACATTG CTCATGGCTTGGGGTTCTGGACCGACCGCTCGGCGGTGCACGAGGCTGCCTTTCGGGGCCACGTGCCGGAGCTGCAGCAACTGATCCAGAGTGGGGCCTCTGTCAACATGGTGGCGGTGGACTCCATCACCCCGCTGCATGAAGCCTGCATACAAGGACACGCACAGTGTGTGAGGCTGCTGCTGGACGCGGGCGCACAG gtggacgCGCGTAACATCGACGGCAGCACCCCGCTATGCGACGCCTGTGCTGCAGGGAGCCTGGAGTGCGTCAAACTGCTGCTGGAACACGGCGCCACCATCAACCCCCATCTCTTCACTTTCTCACCTCTGCACGAGGCTTGCATGGGAG GTAACATTGATTGCATACGGCTCATGATCGCCGGGGGGGCGCGGATGGAGGCTCACGACTGCCATTTCGGGACCCCTCTGCACGTAGCATGTGCCAGTCAGCGGGTGGACTGTGCCAAGTTTCTGCTCAACGCGG GTGCTAATGTGAATGCTGCCAAGTTACACGAGACGGCCCTGCACCACGCAGCCAAAGTGAGGAATGTGGACCTGATCGAGCTGCTGGTGGAGTTTGGGGGGAACCTTTACACCAGGGACAACCTGGACAGAAAGCCCATCGACTACACCAGGCCCGGGTCCCCTGCTGCCCTCTGCCTGGAATTCTATGAAA GAACACCACTGAGCTTGCAGCAATTGAGCAGAGTCGCCATCAGGATGATGCTGGGTCCAAGGGCACTGGAAATTGTATCCCAACTCAACTTGCCCAATCGGATCATTAACTACCTCTCATATCAATGA
- the lsm8 gene encoding LSM8 homolog, U6 small nuclear RNA associated, producing MSTALESYINRTVAVITSDGRMIVGTLKGFDQTINLILDESHERVFSSTQGVEQVVLGLYIVRGDNVAVIGEIDEETDSALDLGNIRAEPLNSVVH from the exons ATGTCGACCGCGCTGGAAAGCTACATTAACA GGACCGTAGCAGTTATAACGTCTGATGGAAGAATGATCGtg GGGACACTAAAAGGATTTGATCAGACGATCAACCTAATCCTTGACGAGAGTCATGAACGGGTCTTCAGCTCCACTCAGGGGGTGGAACAGGTCGTGCTGGGCCTGTATATTGTCAGAGGAGACAATGT GGCTGTTATTGGAGAGATTGATGAGGAAACAGATTCTGCCCTGGACCTTGGAAACATTCGTGCTGAGCCTCTCAACTCCGTGGTTCACTGA